From a single Flavobacteriales bacterium genomic region:
- a CDS encoding SIR2 family protein, with the protein MEYIYINGASSVAVEKSADGTTVEKVFIDGKEHHFEENDVQNKEQYAIQTKRNKYQKFLNRQFENLVVLTGAGSSVGFGMDDKKGKLLSELWDDTKDKLGQEKLDKFCKLVNYTDKKEDGEYLKNLEKLLSVANAAKDFVKSTDEVKIPDTIKEIEAIIKEKCELKLPTDAPHYTFLEKITRRKVTLPRVKVFTLNYDTLFEQAGRKGNFTIIDGFSFSFPRYFSGRNFDYDIVHRDKSRLKEEDNFISRVFHLYKPHGSVDWEKTPEGIKQADSVKKALMIYPKDSKYESSYEQPFFEMMSRFQQNLRQDNVLLISIGFSFSDKHLVTAIQEALEQNSGFQLMVLNKGIDTSDSFKWLYDLSQRHANIVLMDELFSDFALHYPLLKSYNQDEYKKITINLPEADGE; encoded by the coding sequence ATGGAATATATATACATCAATGGAGCGAGTTCAGTCGCAGTTGAAAAGTCGGCAGATGGAACGACTGTTGAAAAGGTTTTTATTGATGGTAAGGAGCATCATTTTGAAGAGAATGATGTTCAAAACAAAGAGCAGTACGCCATTCAAACAAAGAGAAATAAATATCAAAAGTTTTTGAATCGACAGTTTGAAAACTTAGTGGTACTGACAGGGGCAGGTTCTTCCGTTGGATTTGGTATGGATGACAAAAAGGGGAAATTACTTTCTGAATTATGGGATGATACCAAAGACAAGTTGGGACAGGAGAAGCTCGATAAGTTTTGTAAACTGGTCAATTACACGGATAAAAAAGAAGATGGTGAGTATTTAAAGAATCTGGAAAAGCTGCTATCTGTTGCTAATGCTGCAAAAGACTTTGTAAAATCCACAGATGAAGTTAAAATTCCTGATACCATAAAAGAGATAGAAGCTATAATAAAGGAAAAATGTGAACTAAAATTACCAACGGACGCACCTCATTACACTTTCTTAGAAAAAATAACAAGGCGAAAAGTAACTCTGCCCAGAGTAAAAGTATTTACACTGAATTATGATACTCTTTTTGAGCAAGCTGGAAGAAAAGGGAACTTTACAATCATTGATGGTTTTTCATTCTCTTTTCCAAGATATTTCAGTGGTAGAAATTTTGATTATGATATTGTTCACCGAGACAAAAGCAGGCTTAAAGAGGAAGATAATTTTATCAGTCGGGTTTTCCATCTTTATAAGCCTCATGGATCTGTAGATTGGGAAAAAACCCCAGAAGGAATAAAACAGGCTGATTCAGTCAAAAAGGCGTTGATGATTTACCCAAAAGACAGCAAATATGAAAGCTCCTACGAGCAACCATTTTTTGAAATGATGTCTCGTTTTCAGCAGAATTTAAGACAGGACAATGTTTTGTTAATTTCCATTGGATTTAGTTTTAGTGATAAGCATTTAGTAACTGCCATTCAGGAAGCATTGGAACAAAATTCCGGATTCCAGCTCATGGTGCTGAATAAAGGGATTGATACTTCCGACAGTTTTAAATGGTTATACGATCTATCACAGAGACATGCAAACATTGTTTTAATGGATGAGTTATTTTCTGATTTTGCACTACACTATCCATTATTGAAGTCCTATAATCAGGATGAATACAAGAAGATTACCATAAATCTACCGGAGGCAGATGGAGAATAG
- a CDS encoding class I SAM-dependent methyltransferase, producing MVKPPLRKGSRDDFQTPAIALQPLFRYLPENWTIWECASGEGNLVRAFQQQGYKVVASDIHSGRDFLEYEPEQYDCIITNPPFSHKQAFLERAYMLGKPFAFLLPLTTFETEKRQLFFRYLGLEVILFDKRINFETPSGNGSGSWFATAWFTNGLNIGQQITFTTL from the coding sequence ATAGTGAAGCCGCCTTTACGCAAAGGTTCTCGGGATGATTTTCAGACACCGGCTATTGCCCTGCAGCCCCTGTTCAGATACCTGCCTGAGAACTGGACAATATGGGAATGTGCATCCGGTGAGGGTAACCTTGTCCGGGCATTCCAGCAACAGGGCTACAAGGTGGTTGCATCAGATATTCATTCTGGCAGGGATTTTCTGGAGTACGAACCGGAGCAGTATGACTGCATCATTACCAACCCGCCATTTTCTCACAAGCAGGCGTTCCTGGAACGGGCCTATATGCTCGGCAAGCCTTTTGCCTTTCTGCTTCCGCTGACCACCTTTGAAACGGAAAAGCGTCAGCTATTTTTCCGGTATCTGGGGCTGGAGGTGATCTTATTCGACAAACGCATCAACTTTGAAACGCCAAGCGGCAACGGAAGCGGTAGTTGGTTTGCTACGGCCTGGTTTACGAACGGGCTGAATATCGGCCAACAAATCACTTTTACCACCCTATAA
- a CDS encoding helix-turn-helix transcriptional regulator, with the protein MQKTDFGGYIRELREKSNMPIRKLAHELDIDTSTLSKIERQERQVALHMIPIIARVFDLDYKELQVQFLSEKILSEYGDADYFTDALDTILKTVEAKQ; encoded by the coding sequence ATGCAAAAAACAGATTTTGGAGGATACATTCGGGAGTTAAGAGAAAAGAGCAACATGCCTATTCGCAAGCTGGCGCATGAGTTGGATATTGATACATCCACTTTAAGCAAGATTGAGCGACAGGAACGGCAGGTTGCCCTCCACATGATCCCGATAATTGCCAGAGTTTTTGACCTTGACTATAAAGAATTGCAAGTGCAGTTTTTAAGCGAGAAAATTCTAAGCGAATATGGTGATGCGGATTATTTCACAGATGCGTTGGACACAATACTTAAAACGGTCGAAGCAAAACAATGA
- a CDS encoding site-specific DNA-methyltransferase, translated as MKAGSNISSLSSDRFRQSVNTVINGNALDVLQTFPDASIDCVVTSPPYWQLRHYEGIPDYVWDGDKDCQHDFDSVSVHCDNLRYRGDSSKTGNSSNKAIFTGAEKQQGHCSKCGAWKGQLGLEPTFEMYLNHLWQIMDELHRVLKPTGTAWINLGDTYNSHSLGNKSGGSFQGKSIEKNNHFPRWRTPPRNIPDKCQLLLPHRFAIGCIERGWVVRNDVIWAKPNGMPESVKDRFSKRHEYIFFLVKHKRYYFDMDSIRDPHKPQSVKRAARARKSDKLDAGQYGVSFKQGNVGYDDLNGKLKRGELRCVHSKGKNPGDVSDFWAVSTRPSFSKHFATFNTDLISKPILAGCPEKVCSQCGKPPLPVRNNEANTGCGCNTGFEPGIVLDPFCGTGTTLIRALELNRQVIGIDGSGDYTGIAKNLLTDKIKNHETES; from the coding sequence ATGAAAGCCGGAAGCAACATATCATCCCTTTCATCAGACCGGTTCCGGCAGTCGGTTAATACCGTTATTAACGGTAACGCCCTCGATGTGCTGCAAACATTCCCGGATGCTTCCATTGACTGTGTGGTTACTTCCCCTCCCTACTGGCAGCTTCGGCATTATGAAGGTATCCCCGATTATGTATGGGATGGCGATAAGGACTGCCAACATGATTTTGATTCCGTAAGTGTGCATTGTGATAATCTCCGGTACAGGGGCGACAGTTCAAAGACAGGCAACAGCAGCAACAAGGCCATATTCACCGGTGCTGAAAAACAACAAGGCCATTGCAGCAAATGCGGAGCGTGGAAAGGACAACTTGGTCTGGAACCAACCTTTGAGATGTACCTGAACCACCTCTGGCAGATCATGGACGAGCTGCACCGGGTGCTGAAACCCACCGGTACGGCATGGATTAATCTGGGTGACACCTACAACTCTCATTCTCTGGGCAACAAATCAGGCGGATCCTTTCAGGGTAAATCCATCGAAAAGAACAATCACTTTCCACGCTGGCGGACACCACCCAGAAACATTCCCGACAAATGCCAGCTATTGCTTCCCCACCGCTTTGCCATCGGTTGTATTGAAAGGGGCTGGGTAGTCAGAAACGATGTGATATGGGCAAAACCCAACGGGATGCCGGAAAGCGTGAAAGACCGCTTTTCAAAAAGGCATGAGTACATTTTTTTTCTGGTGAAGCACAAACGGTATTACTTCGATATGGACAGCATCCGTGATCCGCATAAGCCGCAGAGCGTAAAACGTGCTGCACGGGCACGGAAGTCTGACAAACTCGATGCCGGGCAATACGGGGTGAGCTTCAAGCAGGGCAATGTAGGTTATGACGACCTGAACGGAAAACTGAAACGGGGCGAGTTGCGTTGTGTACATTCCAAAGGAAAGAACCCCGGAGATGTCTCCGACTTCTGGGCAGTGTCCACCCGTCCGAGTTTCAGCAAGCACTTTGCCACCTTCAACACCGATCTGATCAGCAAGCCAATACTGGCGGGCTGCCCTGAAAAAGTCTGCTCACAATGCGGGAAACCACCCTTGCCTGTAAGGAATAATGAAGCGAATACCGGCTGCGGATGCAATACAGGATTTGAACCGGGTATTGTACTGGATCCTTTTTGCGGAACAGGTACTACGCTGATAAGGGCACTGGAACTGAACCGGCAGGTCATTGGCATTGACGGGTCCGGAGACTATACCGGTATCGCAAAGAATTTACTAACCGATAAAATCAAGAACCATGAGACTGAATCTTAA
- a CDS encoding DEAD/DEAH box helicase produces the protein MSITPYQAKYYAYELTKRCPSNSVEKLSATLVDAQVDLNPHQIEAALFAFKSPLSKGAILADEVGLGKTIEAGILLSQQWAERKRKLLIICPSSLRKQWSQELMDKFFLPSIILESKSFNQFQKAGKKNPFDQNKIVICSYHFASNKAEFVQLTRWDLAVIDEAHKLRNVYRPSNKIANTIKSALAQSRKVLLTATPLQNSLSELYGLVSIIDDHTFGDYKSFKSQFSRLNNDDEFVDLKERLSTICKRNLRRQVQEYINYTSRIPLTINFTPNKDEQALYDMVSDYLQRPNLYALPNSQRHLITLILRKLLASSSYAIARTLGRLADKLQHKLKSLNVTESYNDVIEDYDPIGEIEEEIDEMNTETEVFTQADIAAIEREIEELTAFRDLAESIVHNAKGEKLKTALQEGFSKAQEFGADKKALIFTESQRTQQYLKTMLDKMPEYKGKIVLFNGQNNSEEANSIYKHWLSKYEGTDVISGAKSADIRAALVDYFKNEATIMIATEAAAEGINLQFCSLLINYDLPWNPQRIEQRIGRCHRYGQKFDVVVVNFVNTNNAADQRVFELLNEKFNLFSGVFGASDEVLGTIESGVDFEKRIAEIYQNCRTKEEIQRSFDDLQQEMEEQISSKMQTTRQKLLDHFDEEVVEKLKVTLAESEAYLNKYEQWLWSLTQLGLQGHAEFENGSFSFRLKKNPFDSISIPTGKYRFAKNVADAHYYRLGHPLAQQLIEQFKNSELNEADLTFDYSGSPTNVSILKPLIKKSGKLAAYCLTVSALDTEDYLLFATVTDEGKELDHEQSQRLLTLPVINNHNGLSGIETQELKSIITQKKKKVLAGINERNTTFFEEELEKLDKWAEDKRNSLKLTLKELDEEIKELKKNARTARSLPDKLALRKKVKAKEVKRDEAWREYDLAGREIEKQKDELIDRIEQQLEQKTELKKLFTIKWTIK, from the coding sequence ATGAGCATTACTCCATATCAAGCAAAATATTATGCCTACGAACTGACGAAACGCTGCCCGTCCAACAGCGTGGAGAAGTTGAGTGCTACCCTGGTTGATGCACAGGTGGATTTAAACCCCCACCAGATTGAGGCTGCCCTGTTTGCTTTCAAATCACCGCTTTCCAAAGGAGCTATACTGGCCGATGAAGTTGGCTTGGGGAAAACTATTGAAGCGGGAATTTTACTTTCTCAACAATGGGCTGAACGCAAGCGAAAGCTACTCATTATTTGTCCTTCCAGCTTGCGAAAACAGTGGAGCCAGGAATTGATGGATAAGTTTTTCCTACCCTCCATCATTCTTGAAAGCAAGTCTTTCAACCAGTTTCAGAAAGCCGGAAAGAAAAACCCATTTGACCAGAATAAGATTGTCATTTGCTCCTATCACTTTGCCAGTAATAAAGCAGAGTTTGTGCAATTAACACGTTGGGATCTTGCAGTGATTGACGAAGCACATAAACTGCGGAATGTTTACCGGCCTTCCAATAAAATTGCGAATACCATTAAGAGCGCATTGGCTCAAAGCAGGAAAGTGTTGTTAACCGCCACGCCATTGCAAAACTCTCTTTCTGAATTATACGGATTGGTAAGCATTATTGACGACCATACCTTTGGCGACTACAAGAGCTTCAAATCACAGTTCAGCAGATTGAATAATGATGATGAGTTTGTTGACCTGAAAGAACGGTTGAGCACCATTTGTAAACGCAATTTAAGACGGCAGGTGCAGGAATATATCAATTATACCAGTCGTATTCCGCTAACGATAAACTTTACACCGAATAAAGATGAGCAGGCATTATATGATATGGTTTCGGATTACCTGCAACGTCCCAACCTCTATGCCCTGCCAAACAGCCAGCGACACCTGATAACACTGATACTTCGCAAGCTCCTGGCTTCTTCCTCCTATGCCATTGCCCGAACATTGGGCAGACTGGCGGATAAATTGCAGCACAAGCTGAAAAGCCTGAATGTAACGGAATCCTATAACGATGTAATTGAGGACTACGACCCTATCGGGGAGATTGAGGAAGAAATTGACGAGATGAATACTGAAACGGAAGTGTTCACCCAAGCCGATATTGCAGCCATTGAAAGGGAAATTGAAGAACTAACGGCCTTCCGAGACCTTGCAGAATCCATTGTGCATAATGCTAAGGGAGAAAAGCTGAAAACTGCATTGCAGGAGGGATTTTCCAAAGCACAGGAGTTTGGGGCAGACAAGAAAGCCTTGATATTCACAGAATCCCAAAGGACACAGCAATACCTGAAAACAATGCTGGATAAGATGCCGGAATACAAAGGCAAAATTGTCTTGTTCAACGGCCAGAACAACAGCGAAGAAGCCAATAGCATCTACAAGCATTGGTTAAGCAAGTACGAAGGCACAGACGTTATTTCAGGAGCTAAGTCAGCAGATATAAGAGCAGCTCTGGTAGATTATTTTAAAAATGAAGCAACTATAATGATTGCAACGGAGGCAGCAGCAGAGGGAATCAATTTGCAGTTCTGCTCCCTGCTTATCAATTACGACCTTCCCTGGAACCCGCAGCGGATTGAACAACGCATTGGAAGATGCCACCGGTACGGCCAGAAGTTTGACGTGGTGGTGGTTAACTTCGTGAACACGAACAATGCTGCCGATCAGCGGGTATTTGAACTGCTGAACGAAAAATTCAACCTCTTTTCCGGTGTGTTTGGGGCAAGCGATGAAGTATTGGGAACCATTGAATCTGGCGTGGATTTTGAAAAGCGCATAGCGGAAATCTACCAGAATTGCCGGACAAAAGAAGAAATTCAGAGGTCTTTCGATGATTTGCAACAGGAAATGGAAGAACAAATTTCTTCCAAGATGCAAACCACCAGGCAAAAGCTGTTAGACCATTTTGACGAGGAAGTTGTTGAGAAGCTGAAAGTAACCCTTGCAGAGAGCGAAGCCTATCTGAATAAATACGAGCAATGGCTATGGAGCCTCACACAATTAGGACTACAAGGCCATGCAGAATTTGAAAACGGCAGTTTCTCTTTCCGGTTAAAGAAAAATCCCTTTGACAGTATTTCTATACCAACCGGAAAATATCGTTTTGCCAAAAATGTAGCGGATGCTCACTATTACCGTTTGGGACATCCCCTGGCACAGCAGTTAATTGAACAGTTCAAAAATTCAGAGCTGAACGAGGCCGACCTCACTTTTGATTATTCCGGATCCCCGACCAATGTTTCGATACTAAAGCCACTGATAAAGAAAAGCGGAAAGCTGGCAGCCTATTGTTTAACCGTTTCTGCTCTCGATACGGAAGATTATTTACTGTTTGCTACGGTAACGGATGAAGGGAAAGAGCTTGACCATGAGCAGAGCCAGCGTTTGCTTACACTACCGGTGATAAATAACCATAACGGACTAAGCGGTATAGAAACACAGGAATTAAAAAGCATTATCACTCAAAAGAAAAAAAAGGTACTGGCCGGTATCAATGAAAGGAACACAACCTTTTTTGAAGAAGAACTGGAAAAGCTCGACAAATGGGCAGAGGACAAACGAAACTCATTAAAGCTCACCCTGAAAGAGCTGGACGAGGAAATAAAGGAACTAAAGAAAAACGCTCGCACTGCCCGCAGCCTTCCCGATAAGCTGGCCTTGCGGAAAAAGGTAAAGGCCAAAGAAGTGAAGCGGGATGAAGCATGGAGGGAATATGACCTTGCCGGAAGGGAAATTGAAAAGCAGAAGGATGAACTCATAGACCGCATTGAGCAACAACTGGAACAGAAAACCGAACTCAAAAAATTATTTACAATAAAATGGACAATAAAGTAA
- a CDS encoding site-specific DNA-methyltransferase → MEQIEKLDLKSMSIPEDKKALLQQLFPEVFAEGKIDFEKLKQTLGEDIDTASERFGLSWAGKSECFRIIQEPSIATLKPAKEESVNWDTTGNLFIEGDNLEVLKQLQKSYYGEVKMIFIDPPYNTGNEFIYPDNYKENLDTYLAYTGQVNEDGKKFSTNTETSGRFHSKWLNMMYPRLYLARNLLKKDGVIFIAIDDNEIHNLRSLCNEIFGEENFISEIIWQHSVQPKGYTDKFSVHHNYILCYKKSDDFTVNELERTEEHNKNYSNPDNDPNGAWRSGDVRNALYRPNLIYDITTPSGKTITPPENGWRWSKDTLQEKIDSGEIIFSEDESRIIRKIYLKNQSGRAPETIWFADEVGSTRDASSSLKDLFDNEVPFDTPKPIGLINRMMQIAGLKSGEIVLDFFAGSASTAQAVLESKYNAKFVLVQLPEPIDNAKPQGKAAEKLGLNNITDIGKERIRRVIDKIKKEQSEKKEAANGSLFKDEQGNKQELDLGFKVFKLDKSNFKIWDGSIEEEPLEKQLKMGIDHVDPNSSAEDIFYEILLKSGFGLNVPVETLEMAGKKVYSVADDALMICLDKNLNKEVIKAIAEKEPARVVCLDEGFKGNDQLKTNAVQIMKSHNVEDFKTV, encoded by the coding sequence ATGGAGCAAATCGAAAAGTTAGACCTGAAAAGCATGAGCATACCGGAGGACAAAAAAGCACTGTTGCAGCAGCTTTTCCCTGAAGTATTTGCAGAGGGCAAAATAGACTTTGAAAAGCTAAAGCAAACATTGGGCGAAGATATTGACACTGCTTCCGAACGCTTTGGCCTTTCCTGGGCTGGCAAAAGCGAGTGCTTCCGCATCATTCAGGAACCCAGTATCGCCACCCTTAAACCGGCAAAGGAAGAAAGTGTAAACTGGGACACTACCGGCAACCTGTTTATTGAAGGCGACAACCTCGAAGTATTAAAGCAGCTTCAAAAATCTTACTATGGTGAAGTAAAAATGATTTTTATAGACCCTCCCTATAATACTGGCAATGAGTTCATCTATCCTGATAATTACAAGGAGAATCTGGATACCTATTTGGCTTATACCGGACAGGTGAACGAAGACGGCAAGAAATTTTCAACCAACACCGAAACCTCTGGACGGTTTCATTCCAAGTGGCTGAATATGATGTATCCAAGATTGTATCTGGCAAGGAATCTCTTAAAAAAGGATGGGGTTATTTTTATTGCGATAGATGATAATGAAATACACAACCTGAGATCACTTTGCAATGAGATTTTTGGAGAGGAAAATTTTATTTCAGAAATAATCTGGCAACACAGTGTTCAGCCAAAGGGATATACAGATAAATTTTCAGTTCACCACAACTATATTTTATGCTATAAAAAGTCAGATGATTTTACTGTGAATGAATTAGAACGAACTGAGGAACATAACAAAAACTATTCAAATCCCGATAACGATCCAAATGGTGCATGGAGGTCAGGAGATGTTAGAAATGCCTTATATAGGCCAAACTTAATATACGACATAACCACCCCTTCAGGTAAAACCATTACCCCTCCTGAGAATGGATGGAGGTGGAGCAAAGATACACTTCAAGAAAAAATTGATTCGGGAGAAATTATTTTCAGTGAAGATGAAAGCAGAATTATAAGGAAGATATATCTCAAAAATCAAAGTGGCCGTGCACCGGAAACTATTTGGTTTGCTGATGAAGTTGGTTCAACACGGGATGCTTCAAGTTCCCTTAAAGATTTATTTGACAATGAAGTACCGTTTGACACACCTAAACCGATCGGGCTTATTAATAGAATGATGCAAATAGCTGGTTTAAAATCTGGGGAAATTGTACTTGATTTTTTTGCAGGATCTGCATCAACAGCCCAAGCAGTTTTAGAATCTAAATACAATGCTAAGTTTGTTTTGGTTCAATTACCTGAACCTATTGATAATGCTAAACCACAAGGCAAAGCTGCCGAGAAACTCGGATTAAATAATATTACTGACATTGGAAAGGAGCGCATTCGCAGGGTCATTGACAAAATCAAAAAAGAACAATCTGAAAAGAAAGAAGCTGCTAATGGTTCCCTTTTTAAAGATGAGCAAGGCAACAAACAAGAGCTTGATTTGGGATTCAAGGTGTTCAAGCTCGACAAATCCAATTTCAAAATTTGGGATGGCAGCATAGAAGAAGAACCGCTTGAAAAGCAATTAAAGATGGGCATAGACCATGTTGATCCGAACAGTTCTGCCGAAGATATATTTTACGAGATACTGCTCAAATCCGGCTTTGGGTTAAATGTTCCGGTGGAAACGCTTGAAATGGCTGGCAAGAAGGTTTATTCCGTTGCGGATGATGCACTGATGATCTGCCTGGACAAGAACCTGAACAAAGAAGTAATTAAAGCCATTGCAGAAAAAGAACCGGCACGGGTTGTCTGCCTGGATGAAGGGTTTAAGGGCAATGACCAGCTAAAGACCAATGCCGTGCAGATAATGAAGTCGCATAACGTGGAAGATTTTAAAACAGTTTAA
- a CDS encoding DEAD/DEAH box helicase family protein has protein sequence MKFKFDAKQPYQLDAINAVVEVFEGQPLNKGDFEITFESKGTGVFASQTETELGVGNKLYPDDSQLVENIRTIQKQNNIHQEYSVLSKGKNFAIEMETGTGKTYVYLRTAFELNAKYGFKKFIIVVPSVAIREGVLKSIDLMKEHFSQLYNKVPFNHFVYDSKRVNELRGFAIGNELQLMIINIDSFNKASNNVIHQYNDRLSGRKPIEFIQATNPIVIMDEPQNMESAKAKESINSLNPLCTLRYSATHRDKYNLLYSLDPIKAFQLRLVKKISVASVLSDSDTNAAYVKLNNVTNKSGKITCSLSFHKNTPEGVKEAKATFKQDDDLYLKSNEREIYRHGFEIAEINSRPGMEHVKFANGIRLSVGQENGGVKKDIVKEQIKATIKNHFEKELQVKDMGLKVLSLIFIDRVDNYRVYNDNGYELGQYAKWFEEIYKEAAQDYAMLLDIVPVHKVHNGYFSKDKKGNMKDTKGDTNDDADTYSLIMKDKEKLLSLDEPLKFIFSHSALREGWDNPNVFQICTLNETKSTLKKRQEIGRGLRLPVNQDGERIFSDNINNLVVIANESYEDFASTLQREFEEDCGVVFGRLPIEAFVGIKYTVDEQEKEIELDESESIWEHFKENGWIADDGFINKSFGEAVDADEITLPENTHVSRQEVIQVVERFQLENHIEDHNKKHKVKLNERVLLDPEFEKFWNTINTRTIYSVDYKTEDLIKKAAEAVSKMDKIKPPQVRTQMADLNIETKGVSTQLVQIDAPVFAEKAKKVPDILTYIQGKTELTRSTIYDILVQSRRLPELPVNPQQFMDQAVREIRAVMNRIIIEGIKYEKLESTGKDASRYEMSRFREEEQRLFALEDKSYKVVNEDKSVYDFITYDSKVEKKFAKDLDANKKVKFFIKLPGWFTVDTPVGQYNPDWAILKQNGDIVYMIRETKSTKDQLKLRITESDKIHCGRQHFETIGVDYDVATTIEDSGV, from the coding sequence ATGAAATTTAAGTTTGATGCAAAACAACCCTATCAGTTAGACGCTATCAATGCAGTTGTCGAAGTATTTGAAGGCCAGCCCCTCAATAAGGGTGACTTTGAAATCACCTTTGAGAGCAAAGGAACCGGTGTGTTCGCTTCCCAAACGGAAACCGAACTCGGTGTGGGTAACAAGCTCTATCCTGATGACAGCCAGCTTGTCGAAAATATCCGCACCATTCAGAAGCAGAACAACATCCACCAGGAATATTCCGTGCTTTCCAAAGGCAAGAACTTTGCTATTGAAATGGAGACCGGAACAGGCAAAACCTATGTTTATCTCCGCACTGCTTTTGAGCTGAACGCCAAGTACGGCTTCAAGAAGTTTATCATTGTTGTTCCCTCCGTTGCTATCCGTGAAGGGGTGCTAAAGTCCATTGACTTAATGAAGGAACATTTCAGCCAGCTATACAACAAGGTTCCCTTCAACCATTTTGTGTATGATTCAAAGCGGGTGAATGAGCTTCGGGGTTTCGCTATTGGTAACGAGCTGCAACTAATGATTATCAATATTGATTCCTTCAACAAGGCTTCCAACAACGTCATTCATCAATACAATGACCGGCTTTCTGGCAGAAAACCGATTGAGTTCATCCAGGCCACGAACCCCATTGTAATTATGGATGAACCTCAGAACATGGAAAGTGCGAAGGCAAAAGAATCCATTAACTCCCTCAATCCATTGTGTACGTTACGCTATTCGGCCACACACAGGGACAAGTACAACCTGCTCTACTCCCTTGATCCTATCAAAGCCTTCCAGTTACGGCTGGTAAAGAAAATATCGGTAGCTTCTGTATTGAGCGATAGCGACACCAATGCTGCTTATGTCAAGCTGAATAATGTTACCAATAAATCCGGCAAGATCACCTGCTCACTTTCCTTTCATAAAAACACACCGGAGGGTGTGAAAGAAGCAAAGGCTACATTTAAGCAGGATGATGATTTATACCTGAAATCCAATGAACGTGAAATATACCGGCACGGCTTTGAGATTGCTGAAATTAACTCCCGCCCTGGAATGGAGCACGTCAAATTTGCAAACGGCATACGGTTGTCGGTTGGACAGGAAAACGGAGGCGTGAAAAAGGACATTGTGAAGGAACAGATCAAAGCCACCATAAAAAACCACTTTGAAAAGGAATTGCAGGTAAAAGACATGGGGCTGAAAGTGTTGTCGCTCATCTTTATTGACCGTGTGGACAATTACAGGGTATATAATGACAATGGCTACGAGCTTGGCCAGTACGCAAAATGGTTTGAGGAAATCTATAAAGAGGCTGCCCAGGATTACGCCATGCTGCTGGATATAGTGCCTGTTCACAAAGTTCATAACGGCTATTTCTCCAAAGACAAGAAAGGGAACATGAAGGATACCAAAGGCGACACCAACGATGATGCCGACACGTACAGTCTGATAATGAAGGACAAGGAGAAGTTGTTGAGCCTTGATGAGCCGTTAAAATTCATTTTCTCACACTCTGCCCTGCGGGAAGGATGGGACAACCCCAACGTGTTCCAGATTTGTACGCTGAATGAAACCAAGTCCACACTGAAAAAACGACAGGAAATCGGAAGGGGCTTACGCTTGCCGGTTAATCAGGATGGGGAAAGGATTTTCAGTGACAACATCAATAACCTGGTGGTGATTGCCAATGAAAGCTATGAGGATTTTGCTTCTACCCTACAAAGAGAATTTGAAGAAGACTGCGGAGTTGTGTTCGGCAGGCTGCCCATTGAGGCATTTGTCGGAATAAAATACACGGTAGATGAGCAGGAAAAGGAAATTGAGCTGGATGAATCTGAAAGTATTTGGGAACACTTTAAGGAAAACGGCTGGATAGCAGACGATGGCTTTATCAATAAGTCATTTGGCGAAGCCGTAGATGCGGATGAAATCACCCTGCCGGAAAATACGCATGTCAGCAGACAGGAAGTAATACAGGTAGTTGAACGCTTCCAGCTTGAAAACCACATTGAAGACCACAACAAGAAACACAAGGTAAAGCTGAACGAAAGAGTATTGCTGGATCCGGAGTTTGAGAAATTCTGGAATACCATCAATACCCGAACCATCTATTCAGTGGACTACAAAACCGAAGACCTTATAAAAAAGGCAGCGGAGGCTGTGAGTAAAATGGACAAGATAAAGCCACCGCAGGTACGTACTCAAATGGCCGACCTGAACATAGAGACCAAAGGCGTATCTACACAGTTGGTGCAGATTGATGCTCCGGTGTTTGCTGAAAAAGCGAAGAAAGTGCCGGATATTCTCACCTACATTCAGGGGAAAACAGAGCTTACCCGATCAACGATTTACGATATTCTGGTTCAGTCCAGGCGTTTGCCTGAATTGCCGGTGAACCCACAGCAGTTCATGGATCAGGCGGTCAGGGAAATTCGTGCAGTGATGAACCGGATAATCATTGAAGGTATTAAGTATGAAAAGCTGGAGAGTACCGGAAAGGATGCCAGCCGTTATGAAATGTCCCGCTTCCGTGAAGAAGAACAGCGGTTGTTTGCATTGGAAGATAAATCCTACAAGGTAGTCAATGAAGATAAGTCGGTGTATGACTTCATTACCTACGATTCCAAAGTAGAGAAGAAATTCGCCAAAGACCTGGATGCAAACAAAAAGGTTAAGTTCTTCATCAAATTACCAGGCTGGTTCACCGTAGATACACCGGTAGGCCAGTACAACCCTGACTGGGCGATATTGAAGCAAAACGGGGATATAGTGTACATGATACGGGAAACCAAGTCAACCAAAGACCAATTAAAATTAAGAATCACCGAATCAGATAAAATCCATTGTGGCCGTCAGCACTTCGAGACCATAGGCGTTGACTATGACGTGGCCACTACGATAGAGGATTCGGGGGTGTAA